One stretch of Chryseobacterium sp. LJ668 DNA includes these proteins:
- a CDS encoding glucokinase — MNLNPKFPLFLPGVKNSSNDNVSIIGANLREDVTTIAYYVSGNGGIETKIQKNYPTKEYTSFSDILSKFIQDEQLENIQRLGVSVPGPVLDGKSNPARLGWSLDSEEYKNTFGFEIVDMLNDQEASAYGIALLEDSDLDVIYSSGHPEKGNVAILAPGNGLGEAGYFFDGKYLRPFATEGGHSEFSPRTTVEVEFYQFLNNIYGIVSWENVLSKTGLFNIYRFLRDVKRHPEPEWLAEKISNGNGDFTEEIFKAAVEEDVMICKIALDTFIEFLAREANNLTLKLKATGGLWITGDIPQIIRQYIDKGKFYEKFKISDKMEDMLKNIPIYLINTDSTSINGAALYTAYYKD; from the coding sequence ATGAACTTAAATCCAAAATTTCCACTTTTTTTACCAGGAGTAAAAAACAGCAGTAACGATAATGTTTCGATCATTGGTGCCAACCTTCGTGAAGATGTTACTACGATCGCTTATTATGTCTCAGGTAACGGTGGAATCGAAACTAAAATACAAAAAAATTATCCTACCAAAGAATATACCTCTTTTTCTGACATTCTTTCAAAATTTATTCAGGATGAGCAGCTGGAAAATATACAGCGTCTAGGCGTTTCTGTTCCCGGACCGGTTTTGGATGGTAAAAGTAATCCCGCAAGATTAGGTTGGAGCTTAGATTCTGAAGAATATAAAAATACTTTCGGTTTCGAAATTGTAGATATGCTGAATGATCAGGAAGCTTCTGCCTATGGTATTGCACTTCTGGAAGATAGCGATCTTGATGTAATTTACAGCAGCGGTCATCCGGAAAAAGGAAATGTAGCCATTTTAGCTCCTGGAAACGGATTGGGCGAAGCGGGATATTTCTTTGACGGAAAATATTTAAGACCTTTCGCAACAGAAGGCGGTCATTCGGAATTCTCTCCGAGAACAACGGTTGAAGTGGAGTTTTACCAGTTTTTAAATAATATATACGGAATTGTAAGTTGGGAAAATGTTCTTTCGAAAACAGGACTGTTTAATATTTACCGCTTTTTAAGAGACGTTAAAAGACATCCTGAACCGGAGTGGCTTGCAGAAAAAATAAGCAACGGAAATGGTGATTTCACAGAAGAAATCTTTAAAGCTGCTGTAGAAGAGGATGTGATGATTTGTAAAATTGCTTTGGATACCTTTATAGAATTTTTGGCAAGAGAGGCGAATAACCTGACTTTAAAGTTGAAAGCTACCGGTGGATTATGGATTACCGGTGATATTCCGCAGATTATCCGACAATATATTGATAAAGGTAAATTCTACGAAAAATTTAAAATTAGTGATAAAATGGAAGATATGCTAAAAAATATTCCGATTTATCTCATCAATACAGACAGTACAAGTATCAATGGTGCTGCACTGTATACCGCTTATTATAAAGACTAA
- a CDS encoding YceI family protein — MKKMFLLAVVASGLAFGQSKKVVTSDVHWWGYKVAKTESSSHNGTVKVKSGNMIMKGNELVGGDFVLDMTSINATDLSGEYQGKLNGHLKNGDFFEVEKFPSASFKITSVKKNSDKVYNKLVTGNLTVKGKTSPVSFPAKVSYANGVVSLESNKFSFDRQKFDVAYKSTMKDVFVKDDIDMLVKVTAK, encoded by the coding sequence ATGAAAAAAATGTTCTTATTAGCAGTTGTAGCCAGCGGCTTGGCTTTCGGTCAATCAAAAAAAGTAGTAACATCAGATGTTCACTGGTGGGGTTATAAAGTTGCTAAAACCGAATCTAGCTCTCACAACGGTACGGTGAAAGTAAAATCTGGAAACATGATCATGAAAGGAAATGAGCTTGTAGGAGGTGATTTCGTTTTGGATATGACTTCTATCAACGCGACAGATCTTTCAGGAGAATACCAAGGTAAATTAAACGGACACCTTAAAAACGGAGATTTCTTCGAAGTTGAAAAATTTCCATCAGCAAGTTTTAAAATTACTTCTGTAAAGAAAAACAGTGATAAAGTGTACAACAAATTGGTAACAGGAAATCTTACCGTAAAAGGAAAAACAAGCCCGGTTTCTTTCCCTGCGAAAGTGAGCTATGCAAATGGAGTAGTAAGCTTAGAATCAAATAAATTCTCTTTCGACAGACAAAAATTTGACGTAGCTTACAAATCTACAATGAAAGATGTTTTTGTGAAAGATGATATCGATATGCTTGTAAAAGTGACTGCGAAATAA
- a CDS encoding YceI family protein: MKRLLLFVMMCLSISFVFAQKKGDKISKVVSSEIKWWGHKVVKTKASSHYGSLKLKSGKFNFDKTVFVDGEFVIDMRSLVVADLSGADQVKLTNELKGTNFFEVKKFPTAKFHLKKIIPLANSEYNSTIVGDITIKGIRKTISFPANAHITQFTVEIESSVFSLNRKDFRIFYQNSLKDYFIKDEMDIQFKVSTQKVDNERPL, from the coding sequence ATGAAAAGATTATTATTGTTTGTGATGATGTGTTTGAGCATATCATTTGTATTTGCTCAAAAAAAAGGAGATAAAATTTCAAAAGTGGTTTCTTCTGAAATTAAATGGTGGGGACATAAGGTTGTAAAAACCAAAGCTTCTTCTCACTATGGAAGCTTAAAACTGAAAAGCGGAAAATTCAATTTTGATAAAACAGTTTTTGTAGACGGCGAGTTTGTGATCGATATGAGAAGTTTGGTTGTTGCTGATCTTTCCGGTGCTGACCAGGTGAAACTGACCAATGAATTGAAAGGAACTAATTTCTTCGAGGTAAAAAAATTCCCTACGGCTAAATTTCACTTGAAAAAGATTATTCCGTTGGCAAACAGCGAGTACAATTCTACCATCGTTGGTGATATTACGATCAAAGGGATCAGAAAAACAATTTCTTTCCCTGCAAATGCTCATATTACACAGTTTACGGTAGAGATTGAATCTTCAGTATTCTCGTTAAACAGAAAGGATTTCAGAATTTTCTATCAGAATTCTTTGAAAGATTATTTCATCAAAGACGAGATGGATATTCAGTTTAAAGTTTCAACTCAGAAAGTTGACAACGAAAGACCTTTATAG
- a CDS encoding alpha/beta fold hydrolase: MKIYVVSGLGADFKVLEKLKFPEQHEVVFINWMIPEINESFADYVGRMAEKIDDTEPFYLLGYSFGGIIVQELNALKPAEKVVIMGSIKSDKEKSRLIKMGEVTKIPKYLPIGFFNDQTSVFYARLRKFFDPKNPKVIEYFQVRDPYYLKWSVERISEWKFEENPNVIQILGDRDIVFPIKNSRPNYIIKGGTHLFPATKYKEVSALLHKIFV; encoded by the coding sequence ATGAAAATATATGTAGTAAGCGGTTTGGGAGCAGATTTTAAAGTTTTAGAAAAGCTGAAATTTCCCGAGCAGCATGAAGTTGTTTTTATAAACTGGATGATCCCCGAGATCAATGAAAGTTTTGCTGATTATGTAGGAAGAATGGCTGAAAAGATAGATGATACCGAACCTTTTTATTTATTGGGGTATTCTTTTGGCGGAATTATAGTGCAGGAGCTGAATGCCCTAAAGCCTGCCGAAAAAGTAGTTATCATGGGAAGTATCAAATCGGATAAGGAAAAGTCACGGTTGATTAAAATGGGGGAAGTGACAAAAATTCCAAAATACTTACCAATCGGTTTTTTCAATGATCAGACTTCAGTTTTTTATGCAAGACTGAGAAAGTTCTTTGATCCGAAAAACCCTAAGGTTATTGAATATTTTCAGGTACGGGATCCATACTATTTGAAATGGTCAGTAGAAAGAATTTCAGAATGGAAATTTGAAGAAAATCCAAACGTAATACAAATTTTAGGAGATCGCGATATCGTTTTCCCGATAAAAAATTCCAGGCCCAACTATATTATTAAAGGTGGCACCCATCTTTTTCCGGCAACAAAGTATAAAGAAGTTTCCGCCTTATTGCATAAAATTTTTGTTTAA
- a CDS encoding ammonium transporter — translation MKLGLKWKVSFAIISLVAIGGLFWKPSVDFPNSGDFLGEESIVGSDVAWILAAAGLVLLMTPGLSFFYGGMVGKKNMISTMLQSFIALGVISILWIVVGFSLSFGDSLGFEIDGEHYGIIGNPLTYPFFNHVSVYPHKTMASTIPFILFALFQMKFAVITPALITGSFAERVRFISYLLFMVLFSLFIYTPLCHMVWHPEGLLNKFFGIKDFAGGTVVHMSAGFAALAGAIVLGRRKNPHHEPSNIPYVILGTGMLWFGWFGFNAGSALSANATAAIAFGTTTIASASAMMTWIFFDRINGRKVSALGACIGAVVGLVAITPGCGFVSIQESLFIGFISAIVSNVMLNWKALKKIDDTLDVFACHGVGGIMGMILTAIFAHGENASLLHGGIGVFTHHMIALILVSVFTFFGSLLLYKLTNCIITLRVSGESENIGLDMSQHEESLRW, via the coding sequence ATGAAATTAGGTTTAAAATGGAAAGTCTCTTTTGCAATAATTTCTTTAGTAGCCATTGGCGGTCTTTTCTGGAAGCCTAGTGTCGATTTCCCAAACAGCGGAGATTTTTTAGGTGAAGAAAGTATCGTTGGTTCAGATGTAGCCTGGATCTTGGCTGCAGCCGGACTCGTGCTTCTCATGACTCCCGGACTATCATTTTTCTACGGCGGAATGGTTGGCAAAAAAAACATGATTTCTACCATGCTGCAAAGCTTTATCGCATTAGGTGTTATTTCAATTTTGTGGATTGTTGTCGGTTTCTCATTATCATTCGGAGATTCTCTCGGTTTTGAAATTGATGGTGAACATTATGGAATAATTGGCAACCCATTGACCTATCCGTTTTTTAATCATGTGAGCGTATATCCGCACAAAACAATGGCTTCCACAATTCCTTTCATATTATTTGCATTGTTCCAAATGAAATTTGCGGTGATTACACCGGCTTTAATTACGGGTTCGTTTGCAGAAAGAGTGAGATTTATATCTTATCTTTTATTCATGGTACTTTTCAGTCTTTTCATTTATACACCTTTGTGTCACATGGTTTGGCATCCGGAAGGTCTTTTAAATAAATTTTTCGGGATTAAAGATTTTGCGGGTGGAACTGTAGTCCATATGAGTGCAGGTTTTGCGGCTTTGGCAGGTGCAATTGTTTTAGGAAGAAGAAAAAATCCGCATCATGAACCTTCGAATATTCCCTATGTGATTTTAGGAACCGGAATGCTTTGGTTTGGCTGGTTCGGCTTTAATGCCGGTTCGGCTTTAAGTGCCAATGCAACAGCAGCAATTGCTTTTGGGACCACAACGATAGCTTCGGCATCTGCAATGATGACGTGGATTTTCTTTGACAGAATCAACGGCAGAAAAGTATCCGCTTTAGGAGCGTGTATTGGAGCAGTTGTCGGTTTAGTAGCAATTACTCCGGGCTGTGGTTTCGTATCAATTCAGGAGAGTCTGTTCATCGGTTTTATTTCTGCGATCGTCTCTAATGTAATGCTGAACTGGAAAGCTTTAAAGAAAATAGACGATACTTTAGACGTTTTTGCCTGTCATGGAGTGGGAGGTATCATGGGAATGATTCTTACCGCAATATTTGCGCACGGCGAAAATGCAAGCCTTCTTCACGGCGGAATCGGAGTTTTTACTCATCACATGATAGCACTAATTTTAGTTTCGGTATTCACATTTTTCGGATCCCTGCTTTTATATAAACTCACTAATTGCATTATAACGCTCAGGGTTTCTGGAGAATCAGAAAATATAGGATTAGATATGTCTCAACATGAGGAGAGTTTGAGATGGTAA